One window from the genome of Treponema sp. OMZ 838 encodes:
- a CDS encoding N-acetyl sugar amidotransferase: protein MKEEDKYMIKFQRCNRCIMDNVSDDNIRFDQDGNCNYCTAALAVKPYRYFPNKEGKMKLQQLLTVLKNEGKDKEFDCIMGISGGLDSAYLAYLGAAKWGLRILAVHIDDGFDTELAKKNVKDLVEKANITLVTIKPDEEQFLDLNRAFFYAEVPNLAIPQDNVLFAALYDFARKKKIKYFLSGQNFSLESILQSGNTHSAYDFVHIKAIHKLFGTKPMNKLPLISWQRRMIDNRILHLKTITPLDYIDYNKARAIKELHDFSGFTYYEAKHLENILTKVIQLVWFKEKFKVDKRTSHLSSLIISEQLTRDEALRLYEQPAYDKDKMEKDIAFVLDKLQISREEFDRILKNPPKQHADYKTSYFLDVWTNPSKLILLKKLKRFLRKFFSSK, encoded by the coding sequence ATGAAGGAAGAGGATAAATATATGATTAAATTCCAACGCTGTAATAGATGTATTATGGATAATGTATCGGATGATAATATACGGTTTGATCAAGACGGTAATTGCAATTATTGTACTGCTGCGCTTGCAGTAAAACCGTATCGATATTTTCCCAATAAAGAAGGGAAAATGAAGCTTCAACAATTATTAACTGTCTTAAAAAATGAAGGTAAAGATAAAGAATTCGACTGCATTATGGGTATATCCGGTGGTCTTGATTCTGCATATCTTGCTTATTTAGGGGCAGCTAAGTGGGGCTTGCGTATTCTTGCTGTGCATATTGATGATGGGTTTGATACTGAGCTAGCAAAAAAAAACGTTAAAGATCTTGTAGAAAAAGCAAATATCACTCTTGTTACTATTAAGCCTGATGAAGAACAATTTTTAGATTTAAATCGAGCTTTTTTCTATGCAGAAGTTCCTAATTTGGCAATTCCGCAAGATAATGTGTTATTCGCTGCTCTTTATGATTTTGCGCGGAAAAAGAAAATAAAATATTTTTTATCGGGGCAAAATTTTTCGCTGGAATCCATTTTACAGTCGGGGAATACTCATTCGGCGTATGATTTTGTTCATATTAAGGCTATCCACAAATTATTTGGAACCAAACCGATGAATAAATTACCGTTAATTTCTTGGCAGCGCCGTATGATCGATAACCGGATATTGCATTTAAAGACAATTACTCCCCTTGATTATATAGATTATAATAAAGCGCGAGCTATTAAAGAATTGCATGATTTTTCCGGTTTCACGTATTATGAAGCAAAACATCTTGAGAACATATTGACAAAAGTTATTCAGCTGGTTTGGTTTAAAGAAAAATTTAAAGTAGATAAGCGCACATCTCATTTATCAAGCCTAATTATTTCCGAACAATTGACTCGTGATGAAGCCTTACGATTATATGAGCAACCTGCTTATGATAAAGATAAGATGGAAAAAGATATTGCGTTTGTATTGGATAAATTACAGATTTCGCGAGAAGAGTTCGATAGGATTTTGAAAAATCCACCTAAACAGCATGCAGATTATAAGACCTCTTATTTCTTAGATGTTTGGACAAACCCTAGTAAATTGATTTTATTAAAGAAGTTGAAACGTTTTTTACGAAAATTTTTTTCCTCAAAGTAG
- a CDS encoding lipopolysaccharide biosynthesis protein: protein MLKKLLQFSVGSFAAAAVSFFTTPIVTYFIIPEYFGVATLFSTVAVFLFPIVNFGTDQAFMRFFYEKKGADRYALLWSCLFPCFCIFIFLCAGLLIFSHRVSLYFFDKDIPYLVVLLCVDLFFRLIQRYSILSIRMQQKALLFSLLNFFLSITNTATIIVYSLFFEKSYLAIIYGGIVSNLVVSVIAILIERKFWFSKFKITGVNIKEVLLYSVPLVAAHFLSTLFDGIDKYCLKQFSTFYELGLYSVSFKIIAALRLIQSGFSMYWTPAAFEHYEKHKDDTFLYETVFENLLFFLVIAALLLIMFKDIIVLILSRQYSASAHIMPFLVFLPVMYTITEVSNLGIYFKKKMMYETYTFIILDLIAVGLNFVFLSKFGAKGAAMVISIVYLCYFYVRTFFSIRLYPMKFKLVKATVYFFILWLVAFVNTFVDFKVFEILSASAALVMILIVDRRLLKMWIEKCLTYIHSG from the coding sequence ATGTTAAAAAAATTATTACAATTTTCTGTCGGCTCTTTTGCTGCTGCTGCCGTATCATTCTTTACAACACCCATTGTTACGTATTTTATCATACCAGAGTATTTTGGTGTTGCAACTCTCTTTTCGACCGTCGCAGTTTTTCTTTTCCCTATAGTTAATTTCGGAACTGATCAGGCGTTTATGCGTTTTTTTTATGAGAAAAAAGGTGCCGATCGGTACGCATTGCTGTGGAGTTGTCTGTTTCCGTGTTTTTGTATTTTTATTTTTTTATGTGCAGGATTATTGATTTTTTCACATCGGGTATCTTTGTATTTTTTTGATAAAGATATTCCATATTTAGTGGTTTTGTTATGTGTCGATTTATTCTTTAGATTAATTCAGCGCTATTCAATTTTATCGATACGAATGCAGCAAAAAGCATTGTTGTTTTCTCTGCTGAATTTTTTTCTTTCCATAACCAATACCGCGACGATAATTGTTTATTCGTTGTTTTTTGAAAAATCATATCTTGCAATAATATACGGAGGAATAGTTTCCAACCTGGTAGTATCGGTTATTGCGATTCTTATTGAGCGTAAATTCTGGTTTTCAAAATTTAAAATTACAGGTGTCAATATAAAAGAAGTTTTACTTTATTCGGTGCCGCTTGTCGCAGCGCATTTCTTGTCCACCTTGTTTGACGGAATTGATAAATATTGTTTAAAGCAGTTTTCTACTTTCTATGAACTCGGCTTGTATAGTGTCAGTTTTAAAATTATAGCAGCTTTACGTCTTATACAGTCAGGGTTTTCTATGTATTGGACCCCAGCTGCTTTTGAACATTATGAAAAACATAAAGATGACACCTTTTTATATGAGACTGTTTTTGAAAATTTATTATTTTTTCTGGTAATTGCTGCGTTATTACTGATTATGTTTAAAGATATTATTGTACTTATTCTTAGCCGGCAGTATTCGGCTTCTGCACATATTATGCCTTTTTTAGTATTTTTACCTGTCATGTATACGATAACCGAAGTTTCTAATCTTGGAATATATTTTAAGAAAAAAATGATGTATGAAACATATACGTTTATTATTTTGGATTTGATTGCGGTCGGTTTAAATTTTGTTTTTCTTTCGAAATTCGGTGCAAAAGGCGCTGCCATGGTCATCTCTATTGTATATCTTTGCTATTTTTATGTCCGTACATTTTTTTCAATAAGATTGTATCCGATGAAATTTAAACTTGTAAAAGCAACTGTTTATTTTTTTATTTTATGGCTTGTTGCCTTTGTTAATACCTTTGTCGATTTTAAAGTTTTTGAAATTTTATCTGCAAGTGCTGCTTTAGTAATGATTTTGATTGTCGATAGAAGATTGTTAAAAATGTGGATTGAGAAATGTCTAACGTATATACATTCCGGATAG
- a CDS encoding CDP-glycerol glycerophosphotransferase family protein produces MILKLKYYIKQLYYLVCKIILLWLPCWNSFLFVIPEDSSLREKFSIKNYTGDNVLFFLQYLLKYHDTVDSSFKKIYVSILNDVTYRDCCELQKQLKYIELVPVISPKMHRCILNYIKYYFAFFKCRIIITPDVMSPLLIKKKFQIDICLNYYAGPFKSDVAKHNEKTRVQTKKYVVASSDFAARMDMCASNVPYFDYKILGFIRHDNIVNPRFDKPTIKKMIGVDEKIKNIILYTPTHRDGKMAKQHQAIIGCDNYTKLNNLLNDNSTVLLVKSHVGMLDDVLNGVDSCPNIIIYQSSSEYTLYDILPHADLLITDYTSTYFDFLVTGKPVIFNFSDREEYEKNRGLSYKPAELFCAGKITYTEEELYAAIEDELSGETHKNDKHYNDVKNLFIKYTDGKTCKRVYDFICKKIAE; encoded by the coding sequence ATGATTTTAAAATTAAAATACTACATAAAGCAATTGTATTACTTAGTATGTAAAATAATTTTGTTATGGCTTCCATGTTGGAATAGTTTTTTATTTGTAATTCCTGAAGATTCTTCATTGCGTGAAAAGTTTAGTATAAAAAATTATACAGGTGATAACGTTTTATTTTTTTTGCAATATCTCTTGAAGTATCATGATACTGTTGATAGCTCGTTTAAAAAAATATATGTTAGTATATTGAATGATGTTACTTATAGAGATTGTTGTGAACTTCAAAAACAATTAAAATATATAGAATTGGTGCCGGTTATTTCACCTAAAATGCATAGATGTATTTTAAACTATATAAAATATTATTTTGCTTTTTTTAAATGTAGAATAATTATTACTCCTGATGTGATGTCTCCTCTTTTAATAAAAAAGAAATTTCAAATTGATATATGTTTGAATTATTATGCTGGGCCATTTAAATCTGATGTTGCTAAGCATAATGAAAAAACAAGAGTACAAACAAAAAAATATGTAGTTGCTTCTTCCGATTTTGCAGCTCGTATGGATATGTGTGCATCAAATGTGCCATATTTTGACTATAAAATATTAGGGTTTATCCGTCATGATAATATTGTAAATCCACGTTTTGATAAACCAACAATAAAAAAAATGATAGGAGTTGATGAGAAAATTAAAAATATTATTCTATATACTCCTACACATAGAGACGGTAAAATGGCAAAGCAACATCAGGCTATTATCGGTTGTGATAATTATACTAAATTAAATAATTTATTGAATGATAACTCGACTGTTTTGCTTGTTAAATCTCATGTTGGTATGTTGGATGATGTTTTAAATGGTGTGGATAGTTGTCCCAATATTATTATTTATCAATCATCTTCTGAATATACTTTATATGATATTTTACCCCACGCAGATTTGTTGATAACTGATTATACATCTACCTATTTTGATTTTTTGGTTACAGGTAAGCCTGTTATTTTTAATTTTTCCGACCGTGAAGAATATGAGAAAAATAGAGGATTGTCTTATAAACCGGCAGAGCTGTTTTGTGCAGGGAAAATTACTTATACCGAAGAAGAATTGTATGCCGCTATTGAGGATGAATTAAGCGGAGAAACGCATAAGAATGACAAGCATTATAATGATGTTAAAAATCTTTTTATTAAGTATACCGACGGAAAAACGTGTAAAAGAGTGTACGATTTTATTTGCAAAAAAATAGCAGAATGA
- a CDS encoding acyltransferase, which translates to MEKNYFVHESSYVDEGAEIGEGTKVWHFTHIMSGAKVGKKCSIGQNVNIGGKAVIGNGVKIQNNVSLYDDVIIEDNVFCGPSCVFTNVINPRAFIERKHEYKQTMIKKGASIGANATIVCGVTVGEYALIGAGSVVTKDVPAYALVYGNPARVHGKVNEAGEKA; encoded by the coding sequence ATGGAAAAAAATTATTTTGTACACGAATCAAGTTACGTGGATGAAGGTGCTGAAATAGGCGAAGGAACAAAGGTTTGGCATTTTACCCATATTATGAGCGGTGCTAAAGTTGGTAAAAAATGCTCTATAGGGCAGAACGTCAACATCGGCGGTAAGGCGGTTATCGGCAACGGTGTGAAAATTCAAAACAATGTTTCGTTATACGATGATGTTATAATAGAAGATAATGTGTTTTGCGGACCATCCTGCGTATTTACCAACGTGATAAACCCTCGCGCCTTTATTGAACGCAAACATGAATACAAACAAACGATGATTAAAAAAGGTGCATCCATCGGTGCAAATGCAACAATCGTATGTGGTGTAACCGTCGGCGAATATGCTTTAATCGGCGCCGGGAGCGTGGTAACAAAGGATGTGCCGGCGTATGCGCTCGTTTACGGCAACCCTGCACGGGTGCACGGCAAGGTGAATGAGGCGGGAGAGAAGGCGTAG
- a CDS encoding ATP-binding protein: MSVSIKNTVRRFDYLQEVFPFIGKPFIKVLSGVRRCGKSSILSLLRDELIAQGVEETCIIFINFESFAFFALKTAENLYRYIAERVQPKQRVYLLFDEIQEVADWEKCINSCLVDFNADIYITGSNARLLSSELATYLAGRYIEIPIYTLSFAEYLQFQNRYFPQRDMTQRESFTAYLRKGGFPVIHTADYGEQEAYKIVADIYASVLLRDTIQRFNIRDIELLERVVKYTFDNIGNSFSGKNVADYFKNQKRKLDVNTIYNYLNALEAAFVLYRTHRYDIKGKELLKTQEKFYLSDVSLLYAALGYTDQKISGILENIVFLELKRRRYNVYIGKFGAKEIDFIAEKHGAKIYIQVAYKLESQETVSREFSPLLEIRDQYPKFVVTMDEFWQENVEGVKHFYIADFLLSKEY, from the coding sequence ATGAGTGTAAGTATAAAAAATACGGTTAGAAGATTTGATTATCTGCAAGAGGTGTTCCCTTTTATTGGTAAACCTTTTATAAAGGTATTATCGGGGGTTCGCCGATGCGGGAAGTCAAGCATTTTATCTTTGTTGCGTGATGAGCTTATTGCGCAAGGCGTCGAAGAGACATGTATTATTTTTATCAATTTTGAAAGTTTTGCCTTTTTCGCGCTTAAAACCGCCGAGAATTTATATCGATATATTGCCGAACGAGTTCAACCGAAACAACGTGTCTATTTGCTGTTTGATGAAATTCAAGAAGTTGCGGATTGGGAAAAGTGTATCAATTCTTGCCTTGTTGACTTTAATGCGGATATTTATATTACCGGTTCCAATGCGCGGCTTTTATCCTCGGAATTGGCGACCTATCTTGCCGGTCGCTATATTGAAATTCCGATATATACACTGTCATTTGCAGAATATTTGCAGTTTCAAAATCGGTATTTTCCACAGCGGGATATGACTCAGCGGGAATCTTTTACCGCGTACTTGCGGAAAGGCGGCTTCCCTGTTATCCATACAGCGGATTACGGAGAACAGGAGGCTTATAAAATTGTAGCAGACATTTACGCTTCGGTACTGCTCCGCGATACTATTCAACGCTTTAATATTCGTGATATTGAACTTCTTGAACGGGTAGTAAAATATACTTTTGACAATATCGGTAATAGCTTTTCCGGCAAAAATGTTGCCGACTATTTTAAAAATCAAAAACGTAAATTGGATGTAAATACAATATACAATTATTTGAATGCACTTGAAGCGGCGTTTGTTTTGTATCGTACGCATCGTTATGATATAAAAGGGAAGGAGCTGCTTAAAACACAAGAAAAGTTTTATTTAAGCGATGTCTCGCTTTTATATGCCGCTTTAGGATATACCGATCAGAAAATTTCCGGCATATTGGAAAATATTGTTTTTTTGGAATTAAAACGTAGGCGATATAATGTGTACATCGGTAAGTTCGGTGCAAAAGAGATTGATTTTATTGCAGAAAAACACGGAGCTAAGATTTATATTCAAGTTGCCTATAAATTGGAAAGTCAAGAGACCGTTAGTCGTGAGTTTTCCCCACTTTTGGAAATCCGCGATCAATATCCTAAATTTGTTGTAACAATGGATGAATTTTGGCAGGAAAATGTAGAGGGCGTGAAGCATTTTTACATCGCCGACTTTTTATTGAGCAAGGAATATTAA
- a CDS encoding DegT/DnrJ/EryC1/StrS aminotransferase family protein, with translation MKVPFYTATREYKNWKNEFDTALSSVLETGDFILGKAVADLEAGIKQYTSAKYAVGVANGSDALVIASDILGFKDGAEVVTPAFTFFASTSCIARLGGKPVFCDIDEDTFCMDMKDAENRITNKTVGILPVHLFLQTADMTACMALAKKHNLRVLEDAAEAFGMQDMYNGALHQSGTIGDMGIYSFFPTKTLGGYGDGGMIVTNTEEYYLKAKSLRVHGATKKYHHDYIGYNSRLDSLQAAVLNVKLKHIDNAIAKRAEHAAQYRALLKDIGQVKLPVVKTKGKEVYYVFNILAEKRDELQAYLTEKGIGTTVYYPKCLHEQECFKYLGYKKGDFPVAEKLCASVLALPMYPELTQDEITYTCDAIKEFYKR, from the coding sequence ATGAAAGTACCTTTTTATACGGCAACACGCGAATATAAAAATTGGAAAAACGAATTCGATACGGCTTTGTCATCCGTGCTTGAAACGGGCGACTTTATATTGGGAAAAGCTGTGGCAGATTTAGAGGCAGGAATAAAGCAATACACCAGCGCAAAATACGCAGTTGGTGTAGCGAACGGCAGCGATGCACTGGTGATTGCCTCCGATATTCTCGGCTTTAAAGACGGAGCAGAGGTGGTAACGCCCGCTTTTACGTTTTTTGCATCAACTTCCTGCATTGCCCGCTTAGGCGGTAAACCTGTTTTTTGCGATATTGACGAAGATACCTTCTGTATGGATATGAAAGATGCCGAGAATCGTATAACAAACAAAACGGTTGGAATATTGCCGGTACATTTGTTCTTGCAAACGGCGGATATGACCGCCTGTATGGCGCTTGCAAAAAAACATAATCTTCGCGTTTTGGAGGATGCTGCGGAAGCGTTCGGTATGCAGGATATGTATAACGGCGCGTTGCATCAGTCCGGGACTATCGGCGATATGGGAATTTATTCATTTTTCCCGACTAAAACGCTCGGTGGTTACGGCGATGGCGGTATGATCGTTACGAACACCGAAGAATATTACCTAAAAGCTAAGAGCTTGCGTGTTCATGGGGCAACAAAAAAATATCATCATGATTACATCGGCTATAACTCCCGGCTTGACAGCTTGCAGGCTGCCGTTTTGAACGTTAAGCTAAAGCATATTGATAATGCGATTGCAAAACGGGCTGAACACGCCGCTCAGTATCGGGCTTTGTTAAAAGATATAGGACAGGTAAAACTTCCTGTCGTAAAAACGAAAGGGAAAGAAGTATACTACGTGTTTAATATCCTTGCCGAAAAACGAGACGAGCTGCAGGCATATCTTACCGAAAAGGGAATAGGTACGACGGTGTATTATCCTAAATGCTTGCATGAACAGGAGTGCTTTAAGTACCTCGGTTACAAAAAAGGCGATTTCCCTGTTGCAGAAAAACTCTGCGCTTCCGTTCTCGCTTTGCCGATGTATCCTGAACTGACTCAAGACGAAATTACATACACCTGTGATGCAATAAAGGAATTTTATAAACGGTAG
- a CDS encoding Gfo/Idh/MocA family protein: MKYKIGLIGCGRISFKHIEAFAAMQDKVDLVAVCDPLLERAEEKKAEYGKTVPNASVQVFADYKEMLSVCKPDIVTIATESGKHKDIAVYCLQHGAHVICEKPMALSTADAQAMIDTAKQYGKTLAVCFQNRFNAPVVRAREAYQKGRFGKMLHGMIQVRWNRNKSYYDQAKWRGTWEQDGGTLMNQCTHGIDLLQWMMGEDAVRVQAQTRRFIRPIDAEDFGCAIVEFASRAVGIIEGTADVYPKNLNETLSLFGTDGSVVIGGLAVNKMETWRFADADQVGDTEEKVLNPNEKDPPTVYGFGHTALFKNVVDAIEHNREPLVSGEKGKKALEIILAIYKSQKTGLPVTLPCDFSTMEMKGIFK, from the coding sequence ATGAAATATAAGATTGGGTTAATCGGCTGCGGTCGAATAAGTTTTAAGCATATTGAGGCCTTCGCTGCGATGCAGGATAAGGTTGATTTAGTGGCTGTGTGCGATCCTTTATTGGAACGTGCGGAAGAAAAGAAAGCCGAATACGGTAAAACAGTACCGAATGCTTCAGTGCAAGTTTTTGCCGACTATAAAGAAATGCTTTCGGTTTGTAAGCCCGATATAGTAACGATTGCAACCGAGTCCGGCAAGCATAAAGATATTGCCGTGTATTGTTTGCAGCATGGTGCCCATGTCATCTGCGAAAAACCGATGGCGCTTTCCACCGCCGATGCACAAGCTATGATCGACACTGCAAAGCAGTACGGTAAAACATTGGCAGTCTGCTTTCAAAACCGCTTTAATGCACCGGTGGTACGGGCACGCGAAGCGTATCAAAAAGGGCGTTTCGGTAAGATGCTGCACGGTATGATTCAGGTGCGGTGGAATCGGAATAAGAGCTACTACGATCAGGCAAAGTGGCGAGGTACATGGGAACAAGACGGCGGTACCTTGATGAATCAGTGTACGCACGGGATTGACCTTTTGCAGTGGATGATGGGCGAAGACGCCGTCCGCGTGCAGGCTCAGACCCGGCGATTTATTCGCCCGATCGATGCCGAAGACTTCGGCTGTGCTATCGTAGAATTTGCCTCCAGAGCTGTCGGTATAATAGAAGGAACTGCCGATGTGTATCCGAAAAATCTGAACGAGACGCTAAGTTTATTCGGTACGGACGGTTCGGTTGTTATCGGCGGGCTTGCTGTTAATAAGATGGAAACTTGGCGTTTTGCGGATGCCGACCAAGTCGGCGATACGGAAGAAAAAGTATTGAATCCTAATGAAAAAGACCCGCCGACGGTATACGGCTTTGGACATACGGCTTTGTTTAAAAATGTCGTCGATGCGATCGAGCATAATCGGGAGCCGCTTGTTTCGGGTGAAAAAGGGAAAAAAGCGTTAGAGATTATTTTGGCTATTTATAAATCCCAAAAAACCGGACTGCCGGTAACGTTGCCGTGTGATTTTTCAACAATGGAAATGAAGGGTATTTTTAAATAG
- a CDS encoding nucleotidyltransferase domain-containing protein has translation MNTAIIEKLTAFFDAKPEIILAMLYGSCARGTETDKSDVDIAVAMPGALHLDDRLSLQLELSLLLQREVDLVDIRKIAGLLHYKVFTEGVCVKKKQGEASTLLHRHTMTALYWYEDYYPIYKRGQTYILEHAFKRNLVGNVQ, from the coding sequence ATGAATACCGCAATTATAGAAAAGCTTACTGCCTTTTTTGACGCTAAGCCCGAAATTATCCTTGCAATGCTGTACGGTTCATGCGCTCGCGGAACTGAAACTGATAAAAGTGATGTAGATATTGCTGTTGCGATGCCTGGAGCTTTGCATCTCGATGATCGGTTATCGTTACAGTTGGAGCTTTCCTTGCTTTTGCAGCGAGAGGTTGATCTGGTCGATATACGGAAGATAGCGGGATTGCTGCATTATAAGGTGTTTACCGAAGGGGTATGTGTAAAAAAGAAGCAAGGTGAAGCAAGCACTTTGCTGCATAGGCATACTATGACTGCTCTTTATTGGTATGAAGATTATTATCCCATCTATAAGCGCGGGCAAACGTATATTCTTGAGCATGCTTTTAAACGAAATCTTGTCGGTAATGTACAATGA
- a CDS encoding VanZ family protein, with amino-acid sequence MILKKCIACGMRCMSICIAVVIFLLSAQSKLPIPETVSFPGLDKFLHACAFESFAFTLSYWFSTDKWLGKPLKYCTIVCCIVACYGISDEIHQIFVPGRDASLYDWFADCTGAVLAVFVRLGIVKFCAKT; translated from the coding sequence ATGATACTGAAGAAATGTATTGCTTGCGGTATGCGCTGTATGTCGATTTGTATCGCTGTTGTTATCTTTCTCCTTTCTGCGCAGTCAAAGCTGCCTATTCCGGAGACTGTTTCTTTTCCCGGATTGGATAAGTTCTTACATGCATGTGCTTTCGAGAGCTTCGCTTTTACGCTTTCTTATTGGTTTTCTACCGATAAGTGGCTTGGGAAACCGCTCAAATACTGTACGATTGTCTGCTGTATTGTTGCTTGCTATGGTATTTCCGACGAAATACACCAAATCTTTGTTCCCGGGCGTGATGCTTCTCTTTACGACTGGTTTGCCGACTGTACCGGTGCGGTTTTAGCGGTATTTGTACGTCTGGGGATAGTAAAATTCTGCGCAAAGACTTGA
- a CDS encoding PUR family DNA/RNA-binding protein produces MGIRGELFTTQIPVENRTYFFNVKENRLGDVFLQIVESKNTDGAGFDRHAIVVFQDEMQTFLQGLNESLEFIEKKRKEQLKAKREKKQRTISAETADIEKKKIINKRSPNTKPKSARKVRIVKKDDAE; encoded by the coding sequence ATGGGAATTCGAGGAGAATTATTTACCACTCAAATTCCGGTAGAGAACCGGACATATTTTTTTAATGTGAAAGAAAATCGGCTGGGCGATGTTTTCTTGCAGATTGTTGAAAGCAAAAACACCGACGGCGCCGGTTTTGACCGTCATGCAATTGTCGTATTTCAGGATGAAATGCAAACCTTTTTGCAGGGGCTTAACGAAAGCCTTGAATTTATCGAAAAGAAGCGGAAAGAACAGCTCAAAGCAAAACGGGAGAAAAAACAGCGGACTATTTCCGCAGAGACTGCTGACATAGAAAAAAAGAAAATCATCAATAAACGCAGCCCAAACACAAAACCGAAATCCGCGCGAAAGGTGCGCATTGTCAAGAAAGACGATGCAGAATAG